A window of the Burkholderia sp. 9120 genome harbors these coding sequences:
- a CDS encoding helix-turn-helix transcriptional regulator codes for MTDTTSAAPASLVQSPASDDAPPPDDKVLRSQTDRRQLQQIITGLTEGVILVEPDQTIVWANQAALEMHGITEVAQLGADVTEYRERFRLRYRNNHPLPEGSYPIERVVAGECFSDVVVEVFPAHDDEVNWVHRVRSLVLTNARGEPDCLALILHDASEWASAEKRFEKTFNANPAPAVICRLSDQRYIKVNLGFLEMTGYAREDVIGRSVYELDVFEGADKRELAIERLSEGATIPQMEALLRLPEGGTKFVVVAGQPIDIGEEACMLFTFMDLEPRKRAESALRQSEERFEKSFRMTPVSTALFVADDYTTLDINDAFTVTTGFGSEELLGKPLDQSPLWTDDACARISAALVESGSLRNVEFLVKSHGGETLNCLVSAEAVSIHGKDCVLMTLLDITERKRSEMELVTAIETVMQDASWFSQTLIEKLVNVRRANAPDAGGHLADLTARERDVFACLCGGLADKEIARELGLAPNTVRNHVATIYAKLDVHSRGEAIVWAQTRGHFGLAQGSAPRRKGAKGA; via the coding sequence ATGACCGACACGACTTCCGCTGCACCGGCGTCACTGGTGCAATCTCCCGCTTCGGACGACGCCCCGCCGCCGGACGACAAAGTGCTGCGCTCGCAGACCGATCGTCGCCAGTTGCAGCAGATCATCACCGGGCTCACCGAGGGCGTGATTCTCGTCGAGCCGGATCAGACCATCGTTTGGGCCAATCAGGCGGCGCTGGAGATGCACGGCATCACCGAAGTCGCGCAACTGGGCGCCGATGTCACCGAGTACCGCGAACGCTTCCGGCTGCGCTACCGCAATAACCATCCGCTGCCGGAAGGCAGTTATCCGATCGAGCGCGTGGTTGCGGGCGAATGCTTTAGCGACGTAGTGGTCGAAGTTTTTCCCGCGCACGACGACGAAGTGAACTGGGTGCACCGCGTGCGCAGCCTCGTGCTGACCAATGCGCGCGGCGAGCCCGACTGTCTCGCGCTGATTCTGCACGATGCCAGCGAATGGGCGAGCGCCGAGAAGCGCTTCGAAAAGACCTTCAACGCGAATCCCGCGCCGGCCGTGATCTGCCGGCTGAGCGACCAGCGCTACATCAAGGTCAACCTCGGCTTTCTGGAGATGACCGGCTACGCGCGCGAGGACGTGATCGGCCGCTCGGTGTACGAGCTCGACGTGTTCGAAGGCGCTGATAAACGCGAGCTCGCGATCGAACGCCTCAGCGAGGGCGCGACCATTCCGCAGATGGAGGCGTTGCTGCGCCTGCCCGAAGGCGGCACCAAGTTCGTGGTGGTGGCCGGCCAGCCGATCGATATTGGCGAAGAGGCCTGCATGCTGTTCACGTTCATGGATCTGGAGCCGCGCAAACGCGCGGAAAGCGCGCTGCGCCAGAGCGAGGAACGCTTCGAGAAGTCGTTCAGGATGACGCCGGTATCCACCGCGCTATTCGTCGCCGACGACTACACCACGCTCGATATCAACGACGCGTTTACCGTGACCACCGGCTTCGGCTCCGAAGAATTGCTCGGCAAGCCGCTCGATCAGAGCCCGCTCTGGACCGACGACGCCTGCGCGCGGATCAGCGCGGCGCTGGTCGAATCCGGCAGTTTGCGCAACGTCGAATTTCTGGTGAAGAGCCATGGCGGCGAGACGCTGAATTGCCTCGTGTCGGCGGAAGCGGTCAGCATTCACGGCAAGGACTGCGTGTTGATGACCTTGCTCGATATCACCGAGCGCAAGCGCTCCGAAATGGAACTGGTGACCGCGATCGAAACCGTTATGCAGGACGCCTCGTGGTTCAGCCAGACCCTGATCGAAAAGCTCGTCAACGTGCGGCGCGCGAATGCGCCCGACGCGGGCGGCCATCTCGCCGATCTGACCGCCCGCGAGCGCGACGTGTTCGCCTGCCTGTGCGGCGGTCTCGCTGACAAGGAGATCGCGCGCGAATTGGGGTTGGCGCCGAACACGGTGCGTAACCACGTCGCCACGATCTACGCAAAGCTCGACGTGCATAGTCGCGGCGAGGCGATTGTGTGGGCGCAGACTCGCGGGCACTTTGGGCTCGCTCAGGGGAGTGCGCCGCGCAGAAAGGGTGCGAAGGGCGCGTGA
- a CDS encoding enoyl-CoA hydratase/isomerase family protein, producing the protein MSAVQSAALDTQVEAEREILFRVVNRVAIITLNRPAALNALSHAMVRELAVLVEHCRSDDGIVALVLKGAGTKGFCAGGDVREVQKLAKNADSRWLAFFVDEYRLDYALHTFPKPVVALLDGVTMGGGMGLGQAARLRIVTERSKIAMPETRIGFLPDVGATHFLGVMPPELALYVGLTGATLSGADALRLQLADLCVPAEWLATFEERLQRMPHDGDLLAALRGVFEPPCNIIPHAAVGPFTQLILRHFDRRSSIERMVATLRHDLEREPPREVRQWLQSTYDALAGHSPTMLYVTREALLRGRQMTLAECFRMELGIVKRVIDEGDFCEGVRAQLIDKDRKPRWAPAKLAEVRPERVRHFLASQWKREAHPLVALGA; encoded by the coding sequence ATGAGCGCCGTGCAAAGCGCCGCGCTCGACACGCAAGTCGAAGCGGAACGCGAGATTCTGTTTCGCGTCGTCAATCGCGTGGCGATCATCACACTGAACCGGCCGGCCGCGCTCAACGCGCTATCGCACGCCATGGTGCGCGAACTCGCGGTGCTGGTCGAACATTGCCGTAGCGACGACGGCATCGTCGCGCTCGTGCTGAAGGGCGCGGGCACCAAAGGCTTCTGCGCCGGCGGCGACGTGCGCGAAGTGCAAAAGCTGGCGAAGAATGCCGACAGCCGCTGGCTGGCGTTCTTCGTCGACGAATACCGGCTCGACTACGCGCTGCATACGTTCCCGAAGCCGGTGGTCGCGCTGCTCGACGGCGTGACGATGGGCGGCGGCATGGGGCTCGGCCAGGCGGCGCGGCTGCGTATCGTCACCGAGCGCAGCAAGATCGCGATGCCGGAGACGCGTATCGGCTTTCTGCCTGATGTCGGCGCGACGCACTTTCTGGGCGTGATGCCGCCGGAACTGGCGTTGTATGTCGGGCTGACCGGCGCGACGCTGTCCGGCGCGGATGCATTGCGCCTGCAACTCGCCGATCTGTGCGTGCCGGCCGAGTGGCTCGCTACCTTCGAAGAACGCCTGCAGCGCATGCCGCACGACGGCGATCTGCTCGCCGCGTTGCGCGGCGTGTTCGAACCGCCGTGCAACATCATTCCGCACGCGGCGGTAGGGCCGTTTACGCAACTGATCCTGCGGCACTTCGACCGGCGCTCGAGCATCGAACGCATGGTCGCGACATTGCGCCACGATCTGGAGCGCGAGCCGCCGCGCGAGGTCAGGCAATGGCTGCAGTCCACCTACGACGCGCTCGCCGGCCATTCGCCCACCATGCTGTACGTGACGCGTGAGGCGCTGTTGCGCGGCCGGCAGATGACGCTCGCCGAGTGCTTCCGGATGGAATTGGGCATCGTCAAACGCGTGATCGACGAGGGCGACTTCTGCGAGGGCGTGCGGGCCCAATTGATCGATAAGGACCGCAAGCCGCGCTGGGCGCCTGCCAAGCTGGCTGAAGTGCGGCCCGAGCGGGTCCGGCATTTTCTGGCTTCGCAGTGGAAGCGCGAGGCGCATCCACTGGTTGCGTTGGGGGCTTAG
- a CDS encoding enoyl-CoA hydratase, whose translation MIELDYAHDGAVALLTLKRPPANAFTPEGLLQLQQTVERLNVEARVRAIVITGDGPRFFSAGADLNTFADGDREVARTAAARFGAAFETLQNARPVVIAAINGYAMGGGLECALACDIRIAEQHALLALPETAVGLLPCGCGTQTLPWLVGEGWAKRMILTGERVDAATALRIGLVEEVVEKGAAREAALSMAARVANLSPQAVGFSKTLIHQGRNGVPRSAALALERERFVDLFDGADQREGVNAFLEKRAPRWEVAQGQQGDHSAQAVQETNR comes from the coding sequence ATGATCGAACTCGACTACGCGCACGACGGCGCCGTCGCGCTGCTGACGCTGAAGCGGCCGCCCGCCAACGCGTTTACGCCCGAGGGCTTGCTGCAATTGCAGCAGACGGTCGAGCGATTGAACGTCGAGGCGCGCGTGCGAGCCATCGTGATCACCGGCGACGGCCCCAGGTTTTTCAGCGCGGGTGCCGATCTGAACACCTTCGCCGACGGCGATCGCGAAGTCGCGCGCACTGCGGCGGCGCGCTTCGGCGCGGCGTTCGAAACCTTGCAGAACGCGCGCCCGGTGGTGATCGCGGCGATCAACGGCTACGCGATGGGCGGCGGACTCGAATGCGCGTTGGCGTGCGATATCCGCATCGCGGAACAGCACGCGTTGCTGGCGTTGCCCGAGACGGCGGTCGGCTTGCTGCCCTGCGGTTGCGGCACACAGACACTGCCTTGGCTGGTCGGCGAAGGCTGGGCCAAGCGGATGATCCTGACTGGCGAACGCGTCGACGCAGCGACCGCGTTGCGGATCGGTCTGGTCGAGGAAGTCGTCGAGAAAGGCGCCGCGCGCGAGGCCGCGCTGAGCATGGCGGCACGGGTCGCGAATCTGAGCCCGCAAGCGGTCGGCTTCAGCAAGACGTTGATTCATCAGGGACGCAACGGCGTGCCGCGCTCGGCGGCGTTGGCGCTGGAGCGCGAGCGTTTCGTCGATCTGTTCGACGGCGCCGATCAGCGCGAAGGAGTCAACGCGTTCCTCGAAAAACGCGCACCGCGTTGGGAGGTGGCGCAGGGGCAGCAGGGCGATCACTCTGCTCAGGCCGTGCAGGAGACGAATCGATGA
- the mmsB gene encoding 3-hydroxyisobutyrate dehydrogenase — translation MKIAFIGLGNMGAPMAHNLLKAGHAVNVFDLNAQAVQALVDAGAKAAASPQAAVTDMECVITMLPAAAHVRSVLTAADGVFAGIAKGVTIIDSSTIDPVSVKAFAELAAQHGNGFVDAPVSGGTGGAAAGTLTFMVGGSASAYEQVKPVLSAMGKNIVHCGDTGTGQVAKICNNLVLGITMAGVAEAMSLGEALGIDAKVLGGIINTSTGRCWSSDTYNPMPGVIETAPSTRGYTGGFGTDLMLKDLGLATDAARSARQPVYLGALAQQLYQTMSTKGAGRLDFSAVIKLYRNDSKDGDAS, via the coding sequence ATGAAAATAGCTTTCATCGGACTCGGCAACATGGGCGCGCCGATGGCGCACAACCTGCTCAAAGCCGGCCACGCGGTCAATGTGTTCGACCTCAACGCGCAGGCGGTGCAGGCGCTGGTCGACGCCGGCGCGAAAGCCGCCGCGTCGCCGCAAGCGGCGGTGACCGACATGGAATGCGTGATCACGATGTTGCCGGCCGCCGCGCATGTGCGCAGCGTGCTGACCGCGGCCGACGGCGTGTTCGCGGGCATCGCCAAAGGCGTGACGATCATCGATTCGAGCACGATCGATCCGGTCAGCGTGAAGGCCTTCGCCGAACTCGCGGCGCAGCACGGCAATGGGTTTGTCGATGCGCCCGTGTCGGGCGGCACCGGCGGCGCGGCGGCCGGCACGCTGACCTTCATGGTGGGCGGCAGCGCGAGCGCGTATGAGCAGGTCAAGCCGGTGCTGTCGGCCATGGGCAAGAACATCGTGCATTGCGGCGACACCGGCACCGGCCAGGTCGCGAAGATCTGCAACAACCTGGTGCTCGGCATCACGATGGCGGGCGTGGCCGAGGCGATGTCGCTCGGCGAAGCGCTCGGTATCGACGCGAAGGTGCTGGGCGGCATCATCAATACGTCGACGGGGCGCTGCTGGAGTTCGGACACGTATAACCCGATGCCGGGTGTGATCGAGACCGCGCCGTCCACGCGCGGTTATACGGGCGGTTTCGGCACCGATCTGATGCTCAAGGATCTGGGCCTCGCCACCGACGCCGCCCGAAGCGCGCGTCAGCCGGTGTATCTCGGCGCGCTTGCGCAGCAGCTTTATCAAACGATGAGCACGAAAGGCGCGGGACGTCTCGACTTTTCCGCCGTGATCAAGTTGTATCGCAACGACAGCAAGGACGGGGACGCGTCATGA
- a CDS encoding CoA-acylating methylmalonate-semialdehyde dehydrogenase, whose product MNAIASNQAAHEVATVKLLINGEFVESKTTEWRDIVNPATQEVLARVPFATAAEVNEAISSAHAAFKTWKDTPIGARMRIMLKYQALIRENMPRIAKTLSAEQGKTIPDAEGDIFRGLEVVEHACSIGTLQQGEFAENVAGGVDTYTLRQPIGVCAGITPFNFPAMIPLWMFPMAIVCGNTFVLKPSEQDPMSTMQLVELALQAGIPKGVLNVVHGGKDVVDALCTHELIKAVSFVGSTAVGTHVYRLGSEHGKRVQSMMGAKNHAVVLPDANREQTLNALAGAGFGAAGQRCMATSVVVLVGAAQQWVPEIVAKAKTLKVNAGSEPNTDVGPVVSRAAKQRVLGLIEAGVKEGATLALDGRDVKVPGYEQGNFIGPTVFTDVTTEMQIYTQEIFGPVLVILNAATLDDAIALVNRNPFGNGVGLFTQSGAAARKFQSEIDIGQVGINIPIPVPVPFFSFTGSRGSKLGDLGPYGKQVVQFYTQTKTVTARWFDDDTVNDGVNTTISLR is encoded by the coding sequence ATGAACGCAATTGCTTCGAACCAGGCGGCGCACGAAGTGGCCACCGTCAAGTTGCTGATCAACGGCGAGTTCGTCGAATCGAAGACCACCGAATGGCGCGATATCGTCAACCCGGCCACGCAGGAAGTGCTGGCGCGCGTGCCGTTCGCCACCGCCGCGGAAGTGAACGAGGCGATCAGCTCCGCGCACGCCGCGTTCAAAACGTGGAAGGACACGCCGATCGGCGCCCGCATGCGCATCATGCTGAAGTACCAGGCGCTGATCCGCGAGAACATGCCGCGCATCGCGAAGACCTTGAGTGCCGAACAGGGCAAGACGATTCCGGATGCCGAAGGCGATATCTTCCGCGGTCTGGAAGTGGTCGAGCATGCGTGTTCGATCGGCACCTTGCAGCAGGGCGAATTTGCGGAAAACGTGGCGGGCGGCGTGGATACGTACACGCTGCGTCAGCCGATCGGCGTGTGCGCCGGTATCACGCCGTTCAATTTCCCCGCCATGATCCCGCTGTGGATGTTTCCGATGGCGATCGTCTGCGGCAACACCTTCGTGCTGAAGCCCTCCGAACAGGACCCGATGTCGACCATGCAACTGGTCGAACTCGCGCTCCAGGCCGGCATTCCGAAGGGCGTGCTGAACGTCGTGCACGGCGGCAAAGACGTAGTCGACGCGCTGTGCACGCATGAGCTGATCAAAGCGGTGTCGTTCGTCGGCTCGACGGCGGTCGGCACGCACGTGTATCGCCTGGGCAGCGAACACGGCAAACGCGTGCAATCGATGATGGGCGCGAAGAACCACGCCGTGGTGCTGCCCGACGCGAATCGCGAGCAGACCCTGAACGCGCTGGCCGGCGCCGGCTTCGGCGCGGCCGGGCAGCGTTGCATGGCGACCTCGGTTGTGGTGCTGGTGGGCGCGGCGCAGCAGTGGGTGCCGGAGATCGTCGCGAAGGCGAAAACGCTCAAGGTCAACGCGGGCAGCGAGCCGAATACGGATGTCGGCCCGGTGGTCTCGCGCGCGGCGAAGCAACGCGTTCTCGGCCTGATCGAAGCGGGCGTGAAAGAAGGCGCCACGCTCGCCCTCGACGGCCGCGACGTGAAGGTGCCGGGCTACGAGCAGGGCAATTTCATCGGCCCGACGGTGTTCACCGACGTCACAACCGAGATGCAGATTTACACGCAGGAAATCTTCGGACCGGTGCTGGTGATTCTGAATGCCGCCACGCTCGACGACGCAATCGCGCTCGTCAATCGCAACCCGTTCGGCAACGGCGTCGGCCTGTTCACGCAGAGCGGCGCGGCGGCGCGCAAGTTCCAGAGCGAGATCGATATCGGGCAGGTCGGCATCAACATTCCGATTCCGGTGCCGGTGCCGTTCTTCAGCTTTACCGGTTCGCGCGGCTCGAAACTCGGCGATCTCGGCCCGTACGGCAAACAGGTCGTGCAGTTTTACACGCAGACCAAGACCGTCACGGCCCGCTGGTTCGACGACGACACCGTCAACGACGGCGTCAACACGACCATCAGCCTGCGCTGA
- a CDS encoding AMP-binding protein, translating to MTAAKGFFDARDFLLRHRTDYDRAYREFTWPALGEFNWALDYFDVIARDNHNPALWIVDDPTSDGLRLSYAQMSERSSRMANYLRSVGVGRGDRLLLMLPNRVELWDVMLAAMKLGAIVLPATTQLSADDVRDRVQIGGAKFVVVDSAELSKFDTLDVPLTRISAGAPRDGWLDLAAAYEASPHFAPQGVTLATDPLLLYFTSGTTSKPKLVEHTHQSYPVGHLSTMYWIGLQPNDIHWNISSPGWAKHAWSCFFAPWNAQACVFVFNFPRFVPKDTLNVLVRFNVTTLCAPPTVWRMLVQEPLTDYPVKLREIVGAGEPLNPEIIERVKHAWGITIRDGFGQTETTCQIGNSPGQPVVAGSMGRPLPGYRIELVDADDQPVTEGEIALPLNGARPLGLMTGYANNADATAQAMRNGFYRTSDVALRRDDGYYVYVGRADDVFKSSDYRLSPFELESVLIEHEAIGEAAVVPSADALRLSVPKAFVTVRQGYEAGPELARAVFAFSREKLAPYKRIRRLQFSELPKTISGKIRRVELRRREMEREAEPARLPDEYWEEDFPDLR from the coding sequence ATGACGGCAGCGAAAGGTTTCTTCGACGCGCGCGACTTCCTACTGCGCCACCGAACCGACTACGACCGGGCGTACCGCGAATTCACGTGGCCGGCGTTGGGCGAGTTCAACTGGGCGCTGGACTACTTCGACGTGATCGCGCGCGACAATCACAACCCGGCGCTGTGGATTGTCGACGACCCCACCAGCGACGGTCTGCGCCTGTCGTACGCGCAGATGTCGGAGCGCTCGTCGCGCATGGCGAACTATCTGCGCAGTGTCGGCGTGGGCCGCGGCGACCGCTTGCTGCTGATGCTGCCGAACCGCGTCGAACTATGGGACGTGATGCTCGCCGCGATGAAGCTCGGTGCGATCGTGCTGCCCGCCACCACGCAGTTGTCAGCCGACGACGTGCGCGATCGCGTGCAGATCGGCGGCGCGAAATTCGTGGTGGTCGACAGCGCGGAGTTGAGCAAATTCGACACGCTCGACGTGCCGCTCACGCGCATCTCGGCCGGCGCACCGCGCGACGGCTGGCTCGATCTTGCCGCGGCCTACGAAGCGTCGCCGCACTTCGCCCCGCAGGGCGTCACGCTCGCCACCGATCCGCTGCTGCTGTACTTCACGTCGGGCACGACGTCGAAGCCGAAGCTGGTCGAACATACGCATCAAAGCTATCCGGTCGGGCATCTGTCGACCATGTACTGGATCGGCCTGCAACCGAACGACATCCACTGGAACATCAGCTCGCCGGGTTGGGCCAAGCACGCGTGGAGCTGCTTCTTCGCGCCGTGGAATGCGCAGGCCTGCGTGTTCGTGTTCAACTTCCCGCGCTTCGTGCCGAAAGACACGCTGAACGTGCTGGTGCGTTTCAACGTCACCACGTTGTGCGCGCCGCCCACCGTCTGGCGCATGCTGGTGCAGGAGCCTCTGACCGACTATCCGGTCAAGCTGCGCGAGATCGTCGGCGCGGGCGAGCCGTTGAATCCGGAGATCATCGAGCGCGTGAAGCACGCCTGGGGCATTACGATCCGCGACGGTTTCGGCCAGACCGAAACGACCTGCCAGATCGGCAACTCGCCGGGACAACCGGTGGTGGCGGGATCGATGGGACGTCCGTTGCCCGGCTACAGGATCGAACTGGTCGATGCCGACGATCAACCCGTCACGGAAGGCGAAATCGCGTTGCCGCTCAACGGCGCGCGTCCGCTCGGCCTGATGACCGGCTACGCCAATAATGCCGACGCCACCGCGCAGGCCATGCGCAACGGTTTCTACCGCACGTCGGATGTCGCATTGCGCCGCGACGACGGCTACTACGTGTATGTGGGCCGTGCCGACGACGTCTTCAAATCGTCTGACTATCGTCTGAGCCCATTCGAACTCGAAAGCGTGCTGATCGAACACGAAGCGATCGGCGAGGCGGCGGTAGTGCCAAGCGCCGACGCACTGCGTCTGTCCGTGCCCAAAGCATTCGTCACCGTGCGACAAGGTTACGAAGCCGGCCCGGAACTCGCGCGTGCCGTGTTTGCGTTTTCGCGCGAAAAGCTCGCGCCATACAAACGGATTCGCCGTCTGCAATTCAGCGAGCTGCCGAAAACCATCTCCGGCAAGATTCGCCGCGTCGAGTTGCGGCGCCGCGAAATGGAGCGCGAAGCCGAACCCGCGCGCTTGCCGGACGAGTACTGGGAAGAGGATTTCCCGGACCTGCGTTGA
- a CDS encoding acyl-CoA dehydrogenase yields the protein MDSFYTEDQRMIRDAARDFATEQLAPHAAQWDREAQLPAEVVTQMGELGLLGMIVPAEWGGSYTDYVAYALAIEEIAAGCASCATLMSVHNSVGCGPILNFGTQPQKDRYLQDLAAGRSIGAFCLTEPQAGSEANNLRTRAVLQDGKWILNGSKQFVTNGSRADIAIVFAVTDPELGKRGLSAFIVPTDTPGFNVGKPEHKLGIRASDTCPISLDDCAVPEENLLGAPGEGLRIALSNLEGGRIGIAAQAVGIARAAFDAARLYASERMQFGKAIKDHQAIASMLADMTTQLNAARLLVHHAARLRTEGLPCLSEASQAKLFASEAAEQICSKAIQIHGGYGYLEDYAVERHYRDARITQIYEGTSEVQRMVIARNV from the coding sequence ATGGACAGCTTCTACACCGAAGACCAACGAATGATCCGCGACGCCGCGCGTGACTTCGCCACCGAACAACTCGCACCGCACGCGGCGCAATGGGACCGCGAAGCGCAATTGCCCGCGGAGGTCGTCACGCAGATGGGCGAGCTCGGCTTGCTCGGCATGATCGTGCCGGCGGAATGGGGCGGTTCTTACACCGACTACGTGGCCTACGCGCTCGCGATCGAAGAGATCGCGGCTGGCTGCGCGTCGTGCGCCACGCTGATGAGCGTGCATAACTCGGTCGGCTGCGGGCCGATTCTCAACTTCGGCACCCAGCCGCAGAAAGACCGCTATCTGCAAGACCTCGCGGCTGGCCGCAGTATCGGCGCGTTCTGTCTGACCGAGCCGCAGGCGGGTTCCGAGGCGAACAATCTGCGCACCCGCGCCGTGCTGCAGGACGGCAAGTGGATCCTCAACGGCAGCAAGCAGTTCGTGACCAACGGCTCGCGCGCCGATATCGCGATCGTGTTCGCCGTCACCGATCCCGAGCTCGGCAAGCGTGGGTTGTCGGCCTTCATCGTGCCGACCGATACGCCGGGCTTCAACGTCGGCAAGCCGGAGCACAAGCTCGGCATTCGCGCGTCCGACACCTGCCCGATCTCGCTCGACGATTGCGCGGTGCCGGAAGAGAACCTGCTCGGCGCACCGGGCGAGGGCTTGCGCATCGCGCTGTCGAATCTGGAAGGCGGTCGGATCGGCATTGCGGCGCAGGCGGTTGGCATTGCGCGGGCCGCGTTCGACGCCGCGCGCCTCTATGCGAGCGAACGCATGCAGTTCGGCAAGGCGATCAAGGATCACCAGGCCATCGCTTCCATGCTCGCCGACATGACCACGCAATTGAACGCCGCGCGCTTGCTGGTGCATCACGCCGCGCGCTTGCGCACGGAAGGGTTGCCGTGTTTGTCGGAGGCGTCGCAGGCGAAACTGTTCGCGTCGGAAGCGGCCGAGCAGATCTGTTCGAAGGCGATCCAGATTCACGGCGGCTACGGCTATCTGGAAGACTATGCCGTGGAGCGTCACTATCGCGATGCCCGCATCACGCAGATTTACGAAGGAACCAGCGAAGTGCAGCGTATGGTGATTGCGCGCAATGTTTAA
- a CDS encoding nodulation protein NfeD, with product MSTYPRLPFRQSGSRMPLIRGGAVSRLMRGMTALGVLLTIGFASCESMAPLRAEAAVAPGSVVVIPVDGAIGPASADFIVRSLQRAAEQRAQLAVLQLDTPGGLDTSMRQIIKAILASPVPVATFIAPSGARAASAGTYIVYASHIAAMAPGTNLGAATPIQMGMGGAEPPAGGGMPGLPGAGAGAGAGAGAGAGAGAGAGSTSASGTSGASAAAKASANTLPLDTQSTELRKQVHDAAAYIRGLAQMRGRNADWAERAVREAVSLSAAEALAQHVVDLNARDLPDLLRQLDGRKVTTRSGDVTLDTAHAPIVTLEADWRSRFLAVITDPNVALVLLMIGMYGLFFEFANPGFVLPGVVGAISLLIGLFAMQMLPVNYVGLGLIFLGIAFLIGEAFLPTFGSLGFGGVVAFVIGALMLIDTDVPGYGIPLPMIAAVVVFSVLFVLGVSRLALRARRRPVVTGAEALIGSVGVVLDGGLLPENPAENPAEYAAGSAAENTVGNATPGPTRSAVSAANRTATLPETTPADAPLAGWAQVHGERWRVSSAAPVAAGHTVRVIARRGLTLTVVPTEGRQQGERS from the coding sequence ATGAGCACGTATCCGCGTCTCCCGTTCCGGCAGTCTGGCTCGCGCATGCCGCTTATCCGTGGCGGTGCCGTGAGCCGGTTGATGCGCGGCATGACCGCGCTCGGCGTGCTTTTGACCATTGGATTCGCATCGTGCGAATCGATGGCGCCGTTGCGGGCCGAAGCGGCGGTGGCGCCCGGCAGCGTGGTGGTGATTCCGGTGGATGGCGCGATCGGTCCGGCCAGCGCCGACTTTATCGTGCGCAGCCTGCAACGCGCCGCCGAGCAGCGCGCGCAACTCGCCGTGCTGCAACTCGATACGCCCGGCGGCCTCGATACGTCGATGCGGCAGATCATCAAGGCGATTCTCGCGTCGCCGGTGCCGGTGGCCACGTTCATTGCGCCGAGCGGCGCGCGGGCCGCGAGTGCCGGGACGTATATCGTCTATGCCAGCCATATCGCGGCGATGGCGCCGGGGACCAACCTCGGCGCGGCGACGCCGATTCAGATGGGCATGGGCGGTGCGGAGCCGCCCGCGGGTGGTGGAATGCCGGGGTTGCCCGGTGCCGGTGCCGGTGCCGGTGCCGGTGCCGGTGCCGGTGCCGGTGCCGGTGCCGGTGCCGGTTCAACGAGTGCCAGTGGCACATCAGGCGCGTCCGCCGCTGCCAAGGCTAGCGCCAACACCCTCCCCCTCGACACCCAATCGACCGAACTCCGCAAGCAGGTTCACGACGCCGCCGCCTACATCCGCGGCCTCGCGCAAATGCGCGGGCGCAACGCCGACTGGGCCGAGCGCGCGGTACGCGAAGCCGTCAGCCTGTCGGCCGCGGAAGCCCTCGCGCAACACGTGGTCGATCTGAACGCGCGCGACCTCCCCGACCTGCTGCGCCAACTCGACGGCCGCAAGGTCACCACCCGCAGCGGCGACGTCACGCTCGACACCGCCCACGCCCCGATCGTCACACTCGAAGCCGACTGGCGCAGCCGCTTCCTCGCCGTCATCACCGATCCCAATGTGGCACTGGTCCTGCTGATGATCGGCATGTACGGCCTGTTCTTCGAATTCGCCAACCCGGGTTTCGTGCTGCCGGGCGTGGTCGGCGCGATCAGTCTGCTGATCGGCCTGTTCGCGATGCAGATGCTGCCGGTCAATTACGTCGGCCTCGGTCTGATCTTTCTCGGCATCGCGTTCCTGATCGGCGAGGCGTTCCTGCCGACCTTCGGCTCGCTCGGTTTCGGCGGCGTGGTCGCGTTCGTGATCGGCGCGTTGATGCTGATCGATACCGACGTACCCGGCTACGGCATTCCCCTGCCGATGATCGCCGCCGTCGTCGTGTTCAGCGTGCTGTTCGTGCTCGGGGTATCGCGGCTCGCGTTGCGCGCGCGGCGGCGGCCGGTGGTGACGGGAGCGGAGGCGCTGATCGGCAGCGTCGGCGTGGTGCTCGACGGGGGTTTGCTGCCTGAAAACCCAGCTGAAAACCCGGCTGAATACGCTGCTGGAAGCGCTGCTGAAAACACAGTTGGCAACGCAACCCCAGGCCCCACGAGGAGCGCGGTCAGCGCCGCCAACCGCACCGCCACCCTCCCCGAAACAACCCCCGCCGACGCCCCGCTCGCCGGCTGGGCGCAAGTGCATGGCGAGCGCTGGCGGGTGTCCAGCGCGGCCCCGGTTGCGGCGGGCCACACCGTGCGGGTCATCGCGCGGCGCGGCCTGACGCTCACCGTGGTGCCGACGGAAGGGCGACAACAAGGAGAACGCTCATGA